From a single Oncorhynchus keta strain PuntledgeMale-10-30-2019 unplaced genomic scaffold, Oket_V2 Un_contig_6966_pilon_pilon, whole genome shotgun sequence genomic region:
- the LOC127926137 gene encoding mucin-4-like, translating to MTCFHGGPLLVGHGGPLLVGHGVPLLVGHGVPLLVGHGGPLLVGHGVPLLVGHGVPLLVGHGSPLLVGHGGHLLVGHGGPLLVGHGSPLLVGHGSVLFVGHGGPLLVGHGSVLLVGHGSPLLVGHGVPLLVGHGGPLLVGHGVPLLVGHGVPLLVGHGSPLLVGHGGHLLVGHGGPLLVGHGSPLLVGHGSVLFVGHGGPLLVGHGSVLLVGHGSPLLVGHGVPLLVGHGGPLLVGHGVPLLVGHGVPLLVGHGSPLLVGHGGHLLVGHGGPLLVGHGSPLLVGHGSVLFVGHGGPLLVGHGSVLLVGHGSPLLVGHRGPLLVGHGSPLLVGHCGPLLVGHDSPLLVGHGSPLLVGHGSPLLVGHCGPLLVGHGSPLLLLTQPPNYM from the coding sequence ATGACTTGTTTCCATGGTGGTCCTCTATTGGTTGGCCACGGTGGTCCTCTATTGGTTGGCCATGGTGTTCCTCTATTGGTTGGCCATGGTGTTCCTCTATTGGTTGGCCACGGTGGTCCTCTATTGGTTGGCCATGGTGTTCCTCTATTGGTTGGCCATGGTGTTCCTCTATTGGTTGGCCATGGTAGTCCTCTATTGGTTGGCCATGGTGGTCATCTATTGGTTGGCCATGGTGGTCCTCTATTGGTTGGCCATGGTAGTCCTCTATTGGTTGGCCATGGTAGTGTTCTATTTGTTGGCCATGGTGGTCCTCTATTGGTTGGCCATGGTAGTGTTCTATTGGTTGGCCATGGTAGTCCTCTATTGGTTGGCCATGGTGTTCCTCTATTGGTTGGCCACGGTGGTCCTCTATTGGTTGGCCATGGTGTTCCTCTATTGGTTGGCCATGGTGTTCCTCTATTGGTTGGCCATGGTAGTCCTCTATTGGTTGGCCATGGTGGTCATCTATTGGTTGGCCATGGTGGTCCTCTATTGGTTGGCCATGGTAGTCCTCTATTGGTTGGCCATGGTAGTGTTCTATTTGTTGGCCATGGTGGTCCTCTATTGGTTGGCCATGGTAGTGTTCTATTGGTTGGCCATGGTAGTCCTCTATTGGTTGGCCATGGTGTTCCTCTATTGGTTGGCCACGGTGGTCCTCTATTGGTTGGCCATGGTGTTCCTCTATTGGTTGGCCATGGTGTTCCTCTATTGGTTGGCCATGGTAGTCCTCTATTGGTTGGCCATGGTGGTCATCTATTGGTTGGCCATGGTGGTCCTCTATTGGTTGGCCATGGTAGTCCTCTATTGGTTGGCCATGGTAGTGTTCTATTTGTTGGCCATGGTGGTCCTCTATTGGTTGGCCATGGTAGTGTTCTTTTGGTTGGCCATGGTAGTCCTCTATTGGTTGGCCATCGTGGTCCTCTATTGGTTGGCCATGGTAGTCCTCTACTGGTTGGCCATTGTGGTCCTCTATTGGTTGGCCACGATAGTCCTCTATTGGTTGGCCATGGTAGTCCTCTATTGGTTGGCCACGGTAGTCCTCTATTGGTTGGCCATTGTGGTCCTCTATTGGTTGGCCACGGTAGTCCTCTACTGCTATTAACCCAACCACCCAACTATATGTGA
- the LOC118375525 gene encoding NACHT, LRR and PYD domains-containing protein 3-like, which yields MSLSGEREEETTASKISLSGEKEEGNTASKMSLYGEREEGTTASKISLYEEREEETTASKMSLSGGREEGTTASKMTQDTSSKSVQKPRAVSPTTSLLSMRSDQPPAFSQEPLPDDNKEVESLDSEDALKITHNLLDRRSQTLLTVQQEIKAKLKHKYQHISEGIGHHGNQSLFKDIYTELYITEGGSGGLNNEHEVRQIEMASKKRTTQETPIKCNDIFKPLPGQDKPIRTVLTKGIAGVGKTVSVQKVILDWAEGKANQDVHFMFPLPFRDLNLKKDQYSLMQHISHYLSELKEIDSIEDGETKTVFIFDGLDECRLPLDFKNNEKCSDVTKPTSVDVLLTNLIKGNLLPSALLWITTRPAAANQIPPECVDQVTEVRGFNDPQKKEYFRKKITDQNLANEIIKHMKTSRSLHIMCHIPVFCWISATVLEMMLKEAEKDEVPKTLTQMYSHFILIQIIAKNKKYNKATETNPKELSQSDKEMILKLAKLAFQQLQKGNLIFYEEDLRECGLDVTEASEYSALCTEIFKEESGLYQDKVYSFVHLSIQEFLAAVHALESCLDKKENVFSPTSDDEEKESFQLSDLHRRAVDQALKSENGHLDLFLRFLLGLSLESNQNLLRGLLTQTGRTTQTNEETVERTVRYLSDKIKEESSPERIINLFHCLNELGANSLVEDMQNSLHSGTLSETRLKPDQCSALAYLLLMSEEVLEKFKLKRYNTSEKGYQRLMPVVKTCKRALLDGCKLTYKSCETLASIHQTPNCPLRELDLSYNDLGDRGVELLCVGLTSPLCNIQTLVLAGCNLTYESCETLASALQTPNSPLRELDLSYNDLGDRGVELLCDGLTSPLCNIQTLVLGQCGLTEGCCSDLASVLSSPNSQLKQLELRDNDLQDSGVTLLSAGLKDPDYKLHTLGLSGCLVTEEGCTALSSALRSNPSHLKELDLSYNHSGDSAGGLLSAALVDPTYKLMKLNVDHGGECRLKSGLRKYACHLTLDPNTVNPHLILSEENRKVTWVLEKQHYEDHPDRFDCLFQVLCREGLSGGRYYWEVEMDGDQIYIGVVYKGMKRKGDEDDSWIGLNRKSWCLFCSDSGYDFYHPGVSVRRSISDPVPNRVGVYLDWSAGTLSFYSVSSSGTLTHLYTEHTRFTEPLYPGFGFEVSSSSVTLCQIDDRHNQSDHGGECWIKPGPETWIPQSCKTCDHVEDSTHWLQIEPLTSTVQGVTMFRHRTPKGSYECTVSGLRWLCERDVILKYHFRNWGPYSQLLKDMQYTQGGPLLDITMEFGELEEVHLPHCFCLGTNPSLRNEMKILHVEEHGVSLEEVREVTRFHAKILHPKFSAISVILSYILSWNVDVHCELMLYLTVKRETLIPRLYLFPSNPGQIQAVEQQEIKFQGSKRFPNTRPERSFKLKSSFRLNIPCSTSINPPRIHLIHRDTTPSFFRAVVKMTGIDIAMELFGDDETTAWKEIVPTDECVTDPRSTSAVLGAGGPAEISLTGSTKLQLRSVRTEFVKRVSRPVLNELLDGLLQHTVINQEEMESVKVIAERAEKARDIIDMVLRKGTESCSRMINILGEIDPYLWSMLQINSVGVPT from the exons atgagtctctctggggagagagaggaggagaccacTGCCTCTAAAATTAGTCTCTCTGGGGAAAAAGAGGAGGGGAACACTGCTTCTAAAATGAGTctatatggggagagagaggaggggaccaCTGCCTCTAAAATTAGtctatatgaggagagagaggaggagaccactgcctctaaaatgagtctctctggggggagagaggaggggaccaCTGCCTCTAAAATGACCCAAGACACCAGTTCGAAGAG TGTCCAGAAGCCCAGAGCAGTGTCACCTACAACCAGCCTGCTATCAATGAGGAGTGATCAGCCACCTGCTTTCAGCCAGGAACCATTACCAGATGACAATAAGGAAGTGGAGAGTTTGGACAGTGAGGATGCATTAAAGATCACACACAACCTTCTGGACAGAAGAA GTCAAACTCTGCTGACAGTCCAACAAGAGATTAAGGCTAAACTGAAACACAAGTATCAACACATATCTGAAGGAATTGGACACCATGGAAACCAAAGTCTGTTCAAAGACatctacacagagctctacatcacAGAGGGTGGAAGTGGAGGGCTCAATAATGAACATGAGGTTAGACAGATAGAGATGGCATCCAAGAAACGAACCACACAAGAGACACCAATCAAATGCAACGACATCTTCAAGCCTTTACCTGGACAAGACAAACCAATCAGAACTGTGCTGACAAAAGGAATCGCTGGTGTTGGAAAAACAGTCTCTGTGCAGAAGGTCATCCTTGACTGGGCAGAGGGAAAAGCAAATCAGGACGTTCATTTCATGTTTCCTCTTCCATTCCGTGATCTGAACCTGAAAAAGGACCAATACAGTCTGATGCAACATATTTCCCACTACTTGTCAGAGCTGAAAGAGATTGACAGCATTGAAGATGGTGAAACCAAAACTGTTTTCATTTTTGATGGTCTGGATGAGTGTCGACTTCCTCTAGACTTCAAAAACAATGAGAAGTGCTCTGATGTCACGAAGCCAACCTCAGTGGACGTGCTGCTGACAAACCTCATCAAGGGGaatctgcttccctctgctctcctctggataACCACACGGCCCGCAGCAGCCAATCAGATCCCTCCTGAGTGTGTTGACCAGGTGACTGAGGTACGAGGGTTCAATGATCCACAGAAGAAGGAGTACTTCAGGAAGAAAATCACAGATCAGAATCTGGCCAATGAAATCATCAAACACATGAAGACATCAAGGAGCCTCCACATCATGTGCCACATACCAGTGTTCTGTTGGATATCAGCCACTGTCCTTGAGATGATGCTGAAAGAGGCAGAGAAGGATGAAGTCCCCAAAACTCTGACCCAGATGTACTCACACTTCATACTCATCCAAATCATTGCGAAAAACAAGAAGTACAACAAAGCCACAGAGACAAACCCCAAGGAACTGTCTCAGTCAGACAAAGAGATGATCCTGAAACTGGCTAAACTTGCTTTCCAACAGCTGCAGAAGGGCAACCTGATCTTCTATGAGGAGGACCTGAGAGAGTGTGGCCTTGATGTCACAGAGGCATCAGAGTACTCAGCATTGTGTACAGAGATCTTTAAAGAAGAATCTGGGCTGTACCAAGACAAGGTCTACAGCTTTGTGCATCTGAGCATTCAGGAGTTTCTAGCAGCAGTGCATGCTTTAGAATCTTGTCTGGACAAGAAGGAAAATGTTTTCTCCCCAACTAGTGATGATGAAGAGAAAGAGTCATTCCAGTTGTCTGACTTACACAGGAGAGCAGTGGACCAGGCCTTGAAGAGTGAGAATGGACACCTGGACCTGTTCCTCCGCTTCCTTCTGGGTCTCTCACTGGAGTCCAATCAGAATCTGTTACGAGGCCTTCTGacacagacaggaaggacaacacaGACCAATGAGGAAACAGTTGAGAGAACAGTCAGGTACCTTTCAGACAAGATCAAGGAGGAATCCTCACCAGAAAGGATCATCAACTTGTTCCACTGTTTGAATGAACTTGGTGCCAACTCTCTAGTTGAAGACATGCAGAACTCCCTGCATTCAGGAACTCTTTCAGAAACAAGACTAAAACCTGACCAATGTTCAGCCCTAGCCTACCTGTTACTGATGTCAGAGGAGGTGCTGGAGAAGTTTAAACTGAAGAGATACAACACATCGGAGAAAGGTTATCAGAGGTTAATGCCGGTAGTGAAAACCTGCAAGAGAGCACT actggATGGCTGTAAACTCACATATAAATCCTGTGAGACTCTGGCCTCAATTCACCAGACACCAAACTGCCCTCTGAGAGAACTCGACCTCAGCTACAATGAcctgggagacagaggagtggagCTGCTCTGTGTTGGACTAACCAGTCCACTCTGCAACATACAGACACTAGT actAGCCGGCTGTAACCTCACATATGAATCCTGTGAGACTCTGGCCTCAGCTCTGCAGACACCAAACTCCCCCCTGAGAGAACTGGACCTCAGCTACAATGAcctgggagacagaggagtggagCTGCTCTGTGATGGACTAACCAGTCCACTCTGCAACATACAGACACTAGT TCTAGGTCAGTGTGGTCTGACAGAGGGTTGCTGTTCAGATCTGGCCTCAGTCCTGAGTTCACCCAACTCACAACTGAAACAACTGGAGCTGAGAGACAATGACCTGCAGGACTCAGGAGTTACACTGCTGTCTGCTGGACTGAAGGATCCAGACTATAAACTACACACACTGGG gctgtctggctgtctggtcACAGAGGAGGGCTGTACTGCTCTGTCttcagctctgaggtcaaacccctcCCACCTGAAAGAGCTGGACCTGAGCTACAATCACTCAGGAGACTCTGCAGGGGGACTGCTTTCAGCTGCTCTGGTGGATCCCACATATAAACTGATGAAGCTGAA TGTGGATCATGGCGGAGAGTGCAGGCTGAAATCAGGGCTGAGGAAAT ATGCCTGTCATCTCACCCTGGACCCAAATACAGTAAACCCACACCTGATACTGTCTGAGGAGAACAGGAAGGTGACATGGGTGTTGGAGAAGCAACATTATGAAGACCATCCAGACAGATTTGATTGTCTTTTCCAAGTTCTCTGCAGAGAAGGCTTATCTGGAGGTCGTTATTACTGGGAGGTGGAGATGGACGGTGACCAGATTTACATCGGTGTGGTGTACAAAGGAatgaagaggaagggagatgaggatGACAGTTGGATTGGACTCAATAGGAAGTCCTGGTGTTTATTCTGCTCTGATAGCGGTTATGACTTTTACCATCCTGGAGTCAGTGTCAGAAGATCCATCTCTGATCCTGTTCCTAACAGAGTTGGAGTGTATCTGGACTGGTCAGCTGGTACTTTGTCCTTCTATAGTGTGTCCTCCTCTGGTACACTGACACACCTTTACACAGAACACACCAGATTCACTGAACCCCTCTATCCTGGGTTTGGGTTTGAGGTTTCCTCCTCCTCAGTCACTCTGTGCCAGATAGACGATCGACACAATCAAAG CGACCATGGTGGAGAGTGTTGGATCAAGCCTGGACCTGAGACAT GGATTCCTCAGAGCTGTAAGACTTGTGACCATGTTGAG GACTCCACACACTGGCTTCAGATTGAACCCTTGACTTCCACTGTCCAGGGAGTGACAATGTTCAG ACACAGGACACCCAAAGGGAGTTATGAGTGCACAGTGTCTGGGCTCCGCtggctgtgtgagagagatgtcATTCTGAAGTATCACTTCAGGAACTGGGGACCCTACAGTCAACTTCTGAAAGACATGCAGTACACACAAGGTGGTCCATTGCTGGACATCACTATGGAGTTCGGTGAACTGGAGGAAGTTCATCTGCCACACTGTTTCTGTTTAG GGACCAACCCTTCCCTGAGGAATGAGATGAAGATTCTTCATGTAGAGGAACATGGAGTGTCTTTAGAGGAAGTGCGTGAGGTCACCAGATTCCATGCTAAGATTCTCCATCCCAAGTTCTCAGCTATCTCTGTTATACTGAGCTATATCCTTTCATGGAACGTAGATGTCCACTGTGAGCTGATGCTCTATCTGACAGTGAAAAGGGAAACATTAATTCCACGCCTGTACCTGTTCCCCAGTAACCCCGGCCAAATACAG GCTGTGGAACAACAGGAAATAAAGTTTCAAGGATCTAAAAGGTTTCCCAACACAAGACCAGAGCGGTCCTTCAAACTGAAGAGTTCCTTCAGATTGAACATTCCCTGTTCTACCTCCATCAATCCACCG aggatTCATCTCATACATAGAGACACCACACCAAGCTTTTTCAGGGCGGTTGTGAAAATGACAGGGATTGACATTGCGATGGAATTATTTGGTGATGATGAGACGACAGCGTGGAAAGAAATAGTACCAACAG ATGAATGCGTCACTGACCCCCGATCAACAA GTGCTGTGTTGGGGGCAGGAGGTCCGGCTGAGATCAGTCTGACTGGTTCTACAAAACTGCAGCTGCGTTCTGTACGGACAGAGTTTGTGAAACGAGTGTCAAGGCCCGTCCTGAATGAACTGCTGGACGGACTCCTGCAACACACAGTCATCAACCAGGAGGAAATGGAGTCAGTGAAGGTGATCGCTGAGAGGGCAGAGAAGGCACGTGACATCATCGACATGGTGTTGAGAAAAGGAACTGAGTCGTGTTCCAGGATGATCAACATTCTTGGGGAGATTGACCCCTATCTTTGGTCAATGCTTCAGattaacagtgttggggtaccaacctaa